In the genome of Streptomyces lydicus, the window CGGTGCGGTGCTTGCGCTCGCGGACGGACTGGTCTGGGCCGAGCTGGGCGCGTCACTGCCCGGTGCGGGCGGCAGTTATGTCTATCTGCGGCAGGCGTTCCAGTACCGGACCGGCAAGCTGATGCCGTTTCTGTTCGTCTGGACGGCCATGCTGTTCATCCCGCTGGGGATGTCGACCGGCGTGATCGGCTTTGTGCAGTACCTCGGCTACCTGTGGCCGGACATGAGCCCGGCGCAGGGCGACCTGGTCGGCCTCGCCGTCACGGTGGGCATCATCGCGCTGCTGTGGCGGCGGGTGGAGAACATCGCCAAGCTCACCGTCGTCCTGTGGACGGTGATGATCGCCTCCGTCCTCCTGGTCATCGCCGCGGCCTTCACCCACTTCAGCCCCGAGCGTGCCTTCACCTATCCCGCCCATGCCTTCGAGGTGACGTCCGGTCACTTCTGGGCCGGTTTCGCGGCCGGCCTGACGATCGGCATCTACGACTACCTCGGCTACAACACCATCGCGTACATGGGCGCCGAGATCAGACAGCCGGGACGCACCATCCCTCGCGCCGTGATCACCTCGATCCTCGGCATCATGACGATCTATCTGCTGCTGCAGATCGGCACCCTGGGCGTCGTGGACTGGAAGGACATGCTCGACCCGCACTCCACGGCGTCCTCCTCCGTCGCCTCCGCCGTGCTGGAGAAGGCCTGGGGCAGGGGCGCCGCCGGCACCGTCACCGTGCTCATCCTCATCACCGCCGTCGCCTCCGTCTTCACCGGACTCCTCGGCGGCTCCCGGGTCCCCTACGACGCCGCCCGCGACCGGGTCTTCTTCCGCCCGTACGGCACACTGCACCCGCGCCACCGCTTCCCCGTACTGGGCCTGCTGACCATGGGAGCCGTGATGGCCGCGGGCTTCCTCATCGGACGCCACACCGACCTGGCCACCATCATCCAACTGCTGACCACGGTCATGGTGATCGTGCAGTCGCTGGCCCAGATCGCGGCGGTGACCGTGCTGCGCCGCCGTCAGCCGGGGCTGCGCCGCCCGTACCGGATGTGGCTCTACCCGCTGCCCGGCGTCGTGGCGCTGGTCGGCTGGCTGGTGATCTACGGCTACGCGGACCGCAATTCGCCCGGCAGGCACCCCGTCGAATGGTCGCTGGCCTGGGTCGGCGCGGGTGTCGTGGCCTTCCTCGCCTGGGCCCGTCACGAGAAGGAGTGGCCGTTCGGGCCGAAACGGATCAGCGAGGAGTATCTGCGCGGCGCGGAGTCCGAGGGGGATGCCCTGAGAGGGAGAGAAACCCTGAGAGGGAGGCCCTGAAGGGGAGGGGCCAGGACCCGTCCGGTCCGGGGCGCCTCCGGGCCTGCCGGACCTGCCGGCCTGCGGGTGCCGGAGGGCAGCAAAGAGCCCGGGGCCGGGTCGTCTGCTCCGATGAAGGTGGAAGGGCTGTCGGTGCAAACGGCCCGGCCCCGGGCCTGGTGATGCGTGGTAGCTGACCGTCCCGGGCGGGGCCGTGGTGACCGGCCGCACCCGGGACGGATCGCGTGCTAGCGCATCAGGCCGCCGCCACCGGTGTGGATGCCGCCGCTCGGGTAGTGCTTCTTGTGGTGCTTCACGACGCGCTTGATGATGTGCTTGGTGACGTGCCTGGTGACGTGGCGGTGCACGATCACCCGGCGCTCGACGTTGCCGTTGAAGCAGGTGTTGCCGAAGGCCGGGTTCAGCAGGCCCACGACGTTAACGGTGTTGCCGCACAGATTGACCGGAATGTGGACCGGGATCTGAAACGCATTGCCCGACACCACTCCCGGTGAATTGGCCGCGCCGCCGGCCGCGCCACTGTCTGCGAACGCTGCCGTAACGCCCCCCAGGGCAGTACCTGCCGCAAGAGCGGCCACAGCAGCCACCCGCGTGATCCGTGACATAACAAATCTCCCGATCGATCCAAGCGACTCACTGCCGCTTCCTGTTACTTCCCTTCGGCGTATGCGGCCGCAACATGAGTAAACCCGGGATGGTTTCACGCTTTCGAGTGAAAAATGTGGTTAATGGGGCTGTATGTGCGTAAAGCGTCTGCTGGGTTGGGTGTTGCGGGGATGCCGGACCACGGGGTCCGGGCTCCTGTGCGGCCGCATCGGTGCCGCAGGCCGCCGCTCGCCGCCCGGCCCACCGGCCCACCGGCCCACCCGGCCCCACTGCGGGTGCGAGAATGAGGCCGTCACGGACGGGGCGGTTGCCGAAGCTCACGCCGGCCGTGCCGATGCGTAGCCAACGGAGGGGAAGAACATGCTGGTCGGAGTCGCTACGTGAGGCTTCTGCACACCTCCGACTGGCATCTGGGGCGGTCCTTCCACCGCGTGAGCCTGCTCTCCGCCCAGCGCGCTTTCCTCGATCATCTCGTTGCCACGGTGCGCGACCGGGACATCGATGCGGTGCTGGTCGCGGGCGACGTCTACGACCGTGCCGTGCCGCCGCTCGCCGCGGTCGAGCTCTTCGACGACGCTCTGCACCGGCTCGCCGCCCTCGGTGTCCCGACCGTGATGATCTCCGGCAACCATGACTCCGCCCGCCGGCTGGGGGTCGGCGCGGGGCTGATGGAGCAGGCCGGGATCCATC includes:
- a CDS encoding chaplin, whose product is MSRITRVAAVAALAAGTALGGVTAAFADSGAAGGAANSPGVVSGNAFQIPVHIPVNLCGNTVNVVGLLNPAFGNTCFNGNVERRVIVHRHVTRHVTKHIIKRVVKHHKKHYPSGGIHTGGGGLMR
- a CDS encoding APC family permease; the protein is MPELLDERVGFVRRIGLLQATAINMTQMCGIGPFVTIPLMVAAFGGPQAVTGFLAGAVLALADGLVWAELGASLPGAGGSYVYLRQAFQYRTGKLMPFLFVWTAMLFIPLGMSTGVIGFVQYLGYLWPDMSPAQGDLVGLAVTVGIIALLWRRVENIAKLTVVLWTVMIASVLLVIAAAFTHFSPERAFTYPAHAFEVTSGHFWAGFAAGLTIGIYDYLGYNTIAYMGAEIRQPGRTIPRAVITSILGIMTIYLLLQIGTLGVVDWKDMLDPHSTASSSVASAVLEKAWGRGAAGTVTVLILITAVASVFTGLLGGSRVPYDAARDRVFFRPYGTLHPRHRFPVLGLLTMGAVMAAGFLIGRHTDLATIIQLLTTVMVIVQSLAQIAAVTVLRRRQPGLRRPYRMWLYPLPGVVALVGWLVIYGYADRNSPGRHPVEWSLAWVGAGVVAFLAWARHEKEWPFGPKRISEEYLRGAESEGDALRGRETLRGRP